From the genome of Triticum aestivum cultivar Chinese Spring chromosome 1A, IWGSC CS RefSeq v2.1, whole genome shotgun sequence:
CAGTAGAGGGAGAAGCTAGTTTCGTAGCCATGCACATGCACGTGATCGATGTGCCTCTAGCCGCATGACTCTGAATTATTGAGGCGAGGGTTCCTTCTCTGTAGCCTGTGCTCTCTAGTCTGTAGACGTATCGACCGGCCGGCTCCACGCAACTGGAGCTCATCGACCCGTTGCTCATAGGGCTGGTCGACAGTATTCGTCGGTCGAGCAGTTGCAGTACGTGCCGCCGATCGATGAGTTTTTGTAGGATCACAGTACGGTGCATTGCATGCGGCTGAGCTGAGAGATCACCGCCCGAGTGCCAGTGAGTGAGCGAAGCATCATATGATTGGTCATCTACTCATCTGGGAGCCACCTCCTGTCCTCATCGCTCGTTGCCACAACGAGAAGACTAGCTGCAGCTAGCTACATACTGGCTCTACGATGCGTACACACATACACATACGTATGCATGGAGGGTACGTGCGTGCACATGCAGTGTGGGATCGTACGTACAGGCGGGAGACAGGAGCATCTGGGGACACTGTAGCGAATTTTTGTTCGTTTTGGGCCGGAGTAAAGCATGCATTCAAACCGGAGGAGGGAGAAAAGGTGCCTGAGTTTTCCAAAGACAGATCGGCGCGCATGTGGGTGTGGTGGATCACCCACTATCCGACGGACCAATCTCTACAGGGAGGACGCACAGTGCGGCGATCGATCGATCAGAGGCTCGTGCATTGAATCGCTCGTCCGATATACCCCCTCGACCCGGCCGTCGTACGCCGGACGCAGACGAAGCTAGACGAGGAGAGCTGAAGCTCGACCTGGAGCTCGTGTGTGTGCCGTGGAGGGGCAGGCAGGCATGCAGTGCAGACGCGGCGCCAGGGGGCCATCACCTCACCGGCCGGCCGTATCATGGCCATGCATgcatggcgaggcgaggcgaggtccCAGGTGATGTGACAAAAGATACCTGACGGGCCCTCCGTGTTTGGCGAAAGTTGACCGGAAAAGCGGAGGCTGAGATGACCGATCGCGCCCTCACCTTCACGGCGTGCCGCTGCAGGCGCAGGCCGAGACGAGACGGACAGGCGCCATGTGCGGGCAGCGCGCACGTACCCGGACATGGAGCCATGGGCGTCGCGCGTCGCGGGCCGCGAATCATTCCGTCCATTCCTAGTTTTCTACCCCATGCCGGTCCGTCGACATTAACGCACGATTTTGGAGCACGTAGGAGCAGCTGGGGGCCTGTGCACGTACCATTCCTGGCCGAGAGTAGCTGAGTTCCTGATGAAGCCAGGGATGGGGTAGGTATGCTGGTAAGTAATAGCCGATCTGAACTCAACTCCGGGAATGATTGTGCGTCGCGCTTCAGCGCTGAACCAGAGTTTCAGAGTCGGCCGGGCTTCAAGTAGAGTCATGGCGTGTCACATGAATGAGGTTCAGAGCTCGGCCATCCGACCTGTAAAAATCGTTTCATCTCCAGCTTTTTTATGCACTGCTACGCTACTCTGACGAGTTGTCGATGGAATCCGGAGGGCTAGACCAGGCCCCTACCTCCAGCAGTCCAGAAAGAGGCCACGTATACATATCAATTTGATGGTAGGCCTTGTTTCAAGTTTGAAAGCGGAGGTGCACATCGCAGATCATGTAGCATATGATATCAGAACGAGGCAGGCATGCTGAAAGTGGGCAGGCCATGTTTATACACGGACGCGGTCGACTGTGCATTGGCTCATTCAGATCCCATCAGCTGCACGCGAGCCTCATTCAGGGCGTAAACAGTCTCGAGATCCCATCAGCTGCACGCGAGCCTCATTCAGGGCGTAAACAGTCTCGTGCCAGCAAAGAAGAAAGAAGTTTCACCGGAGTGGAACCCCGACGGCGGTCGGAGCAGGAACGGAAAGGAAAGGGAGGGTCGCAAGTCACGAGCTGCAGCGCTGTAGCAAAAGTAATGGTGCTACCAAGGGACATGTCTGAGGGCACATGATTATTCATTCAGTTGCAAAAAGCAATGGCTGGCGTTTGGCGCCGTAGAAAATGAAATAAGCTTTGGACGTATGATTTTCGCAGGAGTGTTTCGATCTTTCATTTCTAAAGCGACCATATATTTATATTTTTGTACAGAGCAAAAATGAACAAACAGGAGAACCTATAAGTAGCTATGAACCCATGCCTGAAAATGTGCATGGGCCTTCCCACTAGCTCTGTGTCTGTGGAGCTTAGCCTCGTTTCTGAATCTATGCCTACAACTGTACAAATTAGGCACTTTCCCTGTAAAGATAAAATCATTTCTTGTGTACCAAATCGCCCAAGTAAGAAACACCACCTCCAAGAAGAATGGTTTTGCTAGATTCTGCCCGTTGCACTTTCTACCTTCGTTTTGATCTCGACTTCTTTCTTGGACATGTATCATTATTTTTCATGTCCATCTTCTTTTGTGTCAACGTTATACTGATAGTTTCTCTTTTTACTAGAGTCTTGGGGGAGGAGAGAGCTTACAAGAACGAGAAAAAACTCATCCAGAAAATTTCTTCCAGTTGGGAAAGAAGACCCCTATATATAGGCCAACCAAATCTGCCTCTTACCCAAACAAAAAATTGGTCACATCCTGTCAAGAGGTCCAAGCCAGATAGTCTGACCTAGAGACCGAGCGGCCTACTGTTGCTTCAATTAATAAGGCTAGTAGAATGCCCATGCGTTGCCACGGGCATTTGAGTGCTTTTACCggttgcatatatgaacatattgCATATCAAGTTTTACATGTAACAAAAAGATAGCTAGACAGAAAAATAATTGAAAATCCACTTCACATGCAATATTCTTGGAGACAAATGTAATTCGATGACGCATACATAGAAAGACAAAATGTAATTCGATGGCGATACATAGAAAGATGTCAGATGCACAAAATAAAGAAAGTGGTACAGAAAGATAAAACTCTTTATTGTGCACTATATTACAAAAGAAAGATAGCATTTCAATTGTTGTTATTCATTAATTAAAGACAACACATGGGAGGATTTTGTTATTACCTTTGAACAAACACTTTTGCttcgatcccccccccccccccccaaacacatTGACGACTGAGATAGGATGGTCTTTTCACCCGTCTTTTCCAGCTTCTTTTTAAGTGAAAGAATAGTGCAGGTAACATGAATCAAACTCAAGACCACTTGTTCTAAGGAGGACCACACTAACCAACTAACACATCATAATGTTTGTCCAtatttacttttttttcttttactTCAGTTCGCGGCTGGGCCAGACCATTGTTGAATCGATCATTTATcactttttttgtttattttttatttttcaaaaaattcTCATGCTTAtaaaattttgttcaaaaatttaaaaaatctttgctttttaaaattttgttcataatGTACAAATATTCACATTTTTAGAAAATTGTACATATATGTCAAAATAATTGTGTCTTCCAAAATTGCTCAGAATGTCATAACACGAACATATTTTAAAAAGAGCGAACAAAATTTTGAAgacaatcattttttgaaaaacactCCGAAATTTGAAATGTCAAGCAAAAATCAGAAGATATGTACAAAAATTGAAACCAATTTATTTTGAATTTCTGCCAACATTTTTTGTATTtgtgtagaaaaaaattgaatacATGATTATTTTCTAAAATCCTAATAAAATTTGAAAGCACGAACATTATTTAAAAATGCAGAATTGTCGATATCAcaaaaacttggcatggtgccttggaATGGTGATACAAGGCCCTAGAATTTTTTTGGTCCATTTGAACGATGTCGAAAAAAGGTACTCCGAGACAGAACCTCCCGCCCAACCTGGACGCCCTACCCGAACTTTTTTccatttaaattcatgaacattttcttaaattcgCAAACTTTGTTTTCAAACTTTTTTCCATATCCATGAAGTCTTTTCAACTTTTACACACGTTTTATAAAAGCTcgcaatttttttcaaattcataacatTTATGAAAGCATGTTGTGTCACATTCAACTAGTGGTTTAGGATTTTTTTTTGACCGGTCGACCGAGGAGTTGCAACTAGTGATCTGATTTGCTAGAACCGGCAAACGGTATTGCTAGAACTAGGGAGTGAGCCAATGATGATGGGGCGCGAGAATGTTGCAACCACGATGCTGAATTGCTGGAACCGGCAACGGCAGAAGCTAGCAACCCGCAGCGCCGTCGcattttttgctgcaaccggcaaACTGAAATGGTACAACCGATGAGTTGTTTTGCTGCGATGGTGACTGTGGGAATGGTGACCCAGTAGACGACGGCGGTGCGTGTGGCAAGCGTCGACGACGAGGACGGCGGAGGGTGGTGCACCATGCTGCAACCATAGAGACGGCGAGCTGCAACAGCTGTCGGCCAAGGCTACGTGTTAGTGCCATCCACGGCTGGAGTTGCCGGAGCTGCAAGCAGCCATGGCCGAACCACCGCCCGGCGACAGCGGGGTGCTGCAGGGAGGGCAAACGGGCGAAGAAGATGGATAGCGAGGTGACGGGGAGGGGGCAGCGACGCGCGGGGATCCTGGAAGCTGGGCGGCGCTCTgtcctctcctttttttttcttcctgTGTGCGCGTCGGGGAAGATGAAGTAAGGGGCGAAAGGAATAAATCAGACGGTCAGCATTTGGTTGATCTTTGCTAAAAAAAAGCAGTTGGTTGATCTGACGGATCGCGCGCGACCGGCCTGAAATATTCGGCCGGCCAGCCGGCGCCTAGCGCGGGCCTTCTTCATAGCAAAACATGTCACGTCCTAGCCAACGCATGCACATACGCGCGGGTGCTGATGACGCCGCGAGCACGGCATGGATGCACGTTGCGTGCCCCAGAGGGAGAAGCGCGTGTGTGATCCCGGCGCCGCGTCCGGAGCCCGCGGCGGGACGGCGCCAACGGGATCCACACCTCTCCCCACCGCCTTCATACCACCAGACGTGCGGACTCCGTCGAGCGAGCGCCCGGCCGCCGTCGCGATCGACCAGACGCGGTGGGACGGAATGCCATCCGTTTACCCCGCTGATATATAGCGCCGCGTCTCGAGCACTGCTCCATCGCAGCTCTGGGCACGCCTCCTCCCGGCTCTCGCCAGTGCCAGCCGCCACCCCGTCCGATCCTACTGTGGTGGCGGTTAATCAATGGAAGAGCTCGACGAGTTCGAGGTGCTCTGGCCGGAGTACTACGTGGGCCACGCTCACGCCGACGATGACCAGTACAAGACGCCGGCGCCGGCGTCGGCGAGCGTGCAGAGCCCGGCCACGTCGTGGCAGCGGCGCGCGGCACGGTCTCGGCCGGTGGACGTTCCTCCCACTCCCAGCAGGGCCGCCGTGCTGTTGCTACGGTGGAAAGACGGCACTGATCGTCAAGACGACTTGGCGGAGAAGGACGGCGGCGGCAAGATCGTCGTGCCGCCGCACCTGCTGGTCTCCGGCAGGCGGCTCTCCGACGGGGAGGCCGCCGCGGCGTACACGCTGCTGCGGTCGGGGGCGGCAAGGCACGGCAAGCGGGCGCGCGACCTGCGCCACCTGCGCAACTCCGTGCTGCGGATGACCGGCTTTATCGAAGGATGACACGTCCTATGTTTGGGGCTACCACTTCAATTTGTAGATCAGAAATGGTCAAATGGATTTGAACCGGTCTGTACGTGGCATCAATCTAGTCTATCTATCTAGTAATTTAGTACGCGTAAGCACGTGCATAAATTCCTCGAAAATAATCTTATGCGTGCGTTCAATGAATATGTTATGAaagtgcaaaagaaaaaaaaaacttgttgctatCGATGGGATTTGCACCAAGTTCCGAACCAAGGTATACTACTTATCTTGCCGTGTGAGAATTCTGTCAAATATTGGTCAAACGAAGCAAGTTTACAGAGGAGAGAATTCCGTCATTGGTCAGTAGGACAATACGCGTGCAAATACGTACACGTACACGACTTACTCCGAGGCTCGGAGGGCTAGAGCGAGCTTGCACGTCCACGTGGCAGCCGAGGATAGGGTGCACCGCACTCCAACTCAACCCCTTCCTTCGCAGCCACAGCCACAGCTAGCAAAGTTTGTCCTAACGCGCCACTACTCCTCCGATCCAGTTGCCAACTCCCCAAGGAAGTCTGCTTGCTCACCAAGACACGCCagcttctccctctccttccccttccttCCACAGCACACCTACCTCCGCTCGCTATATATCCCCCTCGCCATGGCAGCCCTAGCCCTTGCCTTCCCGGACACACGGCCGGGGAGGCCATGGATCAGGAGCTCCAAGAAGCCGACGTCCTCTGGCCTCAGCACAACTCCGACCACCGCCGCGACGGCGACGACGGCAGCAACGTCGACGGGGACATAACAAAGCTATCCTCGCCGGAGCTGTCTGCCCCGGTCCCCGTGCCTCACCGGAAGCGGCGGTCTCGCTCCTGGTCGACGTCCGACGGGAGCGGCAGTGGCAACGACGACTGCAGCGACGGCGACGTCCGATGCACCAACGACGCAAAGAGGAACGTGCCGCCGCACGTCCTGGCCGAGCGGCGGCGGAGGCTCGCCGGGAGGTCGACGGCGGCCTACTCCATGTGCAGCGGGAAAGGGAGGACGCTCAAAGGGCGGGACCTCCGCAACATCAGGAACCTCGTCCTCAGGTTGACCGGATTCATCGAGAAATGAAATGGATTCAGCACCGTGGATGTGGGTATATTGCTGCATTGCTTGGGAACGTCCATGTCCATGGACGTGTGTGAAAGTTTGTGGCAACCTAATTAGAGTTTTCAGTGAGCGCAGAGGTGAAGAAAGACAAGAAATGTAGCAATAACTCtctgtttaattaattaattttatctGTTTAATTGAATTTAGCATGTGTAGCGTGCGAGCAGCTTGCTCAAGAATAAATGTACATTCATAAGAAACAGAGCAAAAGGGGTGGAGGATTAAAATGTTAACTGGAGCCGAATAATAGAGCTACTACTAGCTATGTAAAAGCATTTTATTAGCTTGTGATCCTTATGTAAGCCAATTGTATGTAAGCGGCCGGTGTTTACTCGTTGCTAAATACAGTATATTGAGAAGGTACTAAGTagtgcaaaaaaagaagaaggggtAATGGCATTCTTCTGTAACATGGTTGCCACTTTTGCATCTCTTTTTGCCACAACTCCCATTTGGCTTCGTCCTCTTGAAAATTAAGGAAGAAGGTGAACATTCGTCGAGAGGAGTCTTGCTGCAGCATAGGGTGTGGGgagcaatgctacacctacgtaatgtTTGTTACGTATTTTATGTATGAGCTGATTTGGCATATTTTTATTGGCCATTAGTTGGGGACACGAGTCTACCCTTGAAATCAGGGGGGCAGTTTGATTGGTGGGGAAAGAGATTACGCAGGTTACATAGAAGTTGTACGTAGGTGTACCATTTTTGGGTGCGGGGGGTTAGGGTCGGCGAACTAGTTAGCGCTACAAGTATGGCTGATATGTACCTTCATCGGATAGATCATATCGTGCATGACACACATGGATTTACAGGTCGAGCCATACAATTAGAGAATTTGTAGTAAAATGAAAATGGGTCCTTTTTAATTCCTTGCATTTTCTTTATTATTCTTTGAGAACTAGACCTTCCAAAAAAATGTAACCAACCAAACTTCTATTGCAATTATCTTACTTCCACAAATATGACAatcatgctaaggccccataggaccgaTACAGCAGAACAGctaccgccgccgatgaagagaagttTAGATCGGAAGAATCCGACTTGCAGACGCATGGACGCACACGAAGAAAGACCGGATGCAAGCGGATCCAACTTCGACAAACGCTGATCAGATCCCACTAGATCCGCTGAAGACGCGCCTCCACACGCGCTCCGACGACGTTAGAAGCACCATCGGGATAGGAATAGACAGGaagaaccttatttcatcttcagaAAGTCGCCACCATTTCGTCTTCATGAGCATGACAAAAACCCTAACGAGGCTCGAAAAAACAAAACGGAGCCCTCTCGCCAGCAAGGGCCTAAATCCACCGTGTCTTCATGGTCCGAAGACCATAGGAGGTCTTCGCCTCGCAGAAAACGATTCACAAAAAAGTGCAACTTGACAACACAACACCAGACGTCTTCAAACACTGGAATGCTCGTCGACCAAGGTTGATCCGGATGCAAAACATAGAGGTGGTAGAAGGCTAACCGCAGGAAGAAGGGTTCATCGTTTGCTTCAAGCCAAGACATGCTTTCGAGCCACCACGTGTTGGACGTGGAACGTTTGGGATGAAGAACCAGCAAGTATACTGTTGAAATATTATTGTCTGCCTCTCTCCATGGAAGCATTCCACCATGAAAAGAAGCAAAGCACAAAACCAGTTGTCGATGAAGCGGAAGTGAGAATGTCGAGTGGTCTGCAAGTTCACCTTTTTTGTTTCCGTTGTTGCTCTTCCGAAAACGAGTTTGGACTTTTGAAACAACTAATTGAAGCATGGATTCTAGTAACAAAAGAAAAACTGAAGACTGGATTCAGTGTATATATAATCCGGCACACATGACAATATAATGTTTTTTTATATAATTATGTAAAAAAGATCTGCAGCAACGCAGCCAATTATGCCGTACTATGACCATTTTAGGGAGAGGCCATGTTTTCTGAAGGAGAGGAAAGTTTGCCCGCGAGAGATTTCTTAGCGTAGAGTGATGCAGTTTCTCTCCAGCAATTCCGTGTCTTTGTGTGCCTAATAATGAGGGGGGCAGTCTTTGGGCAATAATTTAGGGGACCCTGGCGTTGAGCTAGTGCGGCAGCTTGCGTGTACGAGAGCACTCGATATGCACTGTAGATTATTCGTTCAAGGAATATCATGTTACCAGATCGGGACGGAAGCGCGTCAGGTCTTGATCGCCACCGTGGCGGACGCAGCTCCATCAGCACAGGTATGGCAATATTCTATCAAGCGCAAGATCACCCTGGCAGAAAATATAACCCAATCAAACAAGGAGAAACGAAAAGCTGCAGAAAAAAAAACAAGGAGGAACAAAAAGCTTTGAAAAACAAGGAGATACGAAAGCAAGagaatcaaatcaaaataaaaatCCAGGTCGAAAACAAGCAAGGGAAGCAGGCAAACGAAAACCAAAGAAATCAAATCAAAAAAGAGTTCAAAAAGGAAAATATTCAAATTTTGAGTTCGGGATCAGATGGTGAATCACGGGGATGCCCCAGTGTCGTAACAGGCTTATTGGGGCGGGCACCCCTCTCGCATGATTAAGCGAGCCTGTACCACTCCTCATTTCCCTTTGCTGCCTGAAGGATCATGCTCTTCCACGGCGCACCCCGTCCCCTCTTTAAGCGCCTCGCCTCCACTCGCTCGCCCCCTGCGGCCGAGGTGGGACTAATAATCTTTCCAACCCCGCTGAACCCTCTCCTggcctttttttttttttgagggaacccTCTCCTGGCCGGGTGCTGGGCGGTTTTTCAGGATGCCGCGGGCCGTTAAGGCCTGTAGAACAAGTCGGCCGGTACTCCCGAATCACAGGGTGGCCCATCGCGCTTTAGTCCTCGCGTAGCAGAAGTAAATTATGATTAGAACCTTTTTATCAAAACTGCAACCAACGGGGATGTAGCTCAAATGGTAGAGCGCCCGCTTTGCATGCGGGAGGCACGGGGTTCGATCCCCCGCATCTCCAAATTTATTTTCGTCGCTGGTCTTTTTCTCTATAATTTTTCTCCTCTTGCCTTGTTGTTATCGTTCTCTTCCTCCTTGAGAGGTTTTTAGTTTTTACCATTCGGGTTTCACCTATCtatttgtcatttttaccatgCCACTGTCAAGCTTCTCTTTTTCTATCTTTTCATGCCACAATTAAGTTTTGTTCCATCTATCATGTCATACCTTTTTATGCCACCATTAAGTTTCCTTTTCTCCTTGTGGATCCAAGCCTccaacttctttcctttttttctgttgcTATGGCAACTGATATTCTTTCTCTTCATCATGACATCCTGCATATACTAGGAATTGTAGAAAAGAAATCAATCCACGTATATAGAATACTACTGATAGCCTAGACAAACTAACGTCCGAACAACTATGCAAAAAAAAACTAACATCCAAACATGTCACTCCATGACGCTCAACTTTGACTAGATTGACCCAATTGAAAAAAGTTTTCTCCTTCTCCAACCACCTATGTCTATTTTGTCATATCTTTTTATGCTACCATTAAAAAATCATATCTATTTTCTCATATCTTATAATGTCACCCTTAAGTCTCCTTTTCCATACCATTTCATGTCGCCCTAGA
Proteins encoded in this window:
- the LOC123179900 gene encoding uncharacterized protein, with protein sequence MDQELQEADVLWPQHNSDHRRDGDDGSNVDGDITKLSSPELSAPVPVPHRKRRSRSWSTSDGSGSGNDDCSDGDVRCTNDAKRNVPPHVLAERRRRLAGRSTAAYSMCSGKGRTLKGRDLRNIRNLVLRLTGFIEK